The Thomasclavelia ramosa DSM 1402 genome includes a region encoding these proteins:
- a CDS encoding GTP pyrophosphokinase, translating to MNQEMINAFQEQRHFEKLMQPYRAAIMIVKTKLEIIDQELKFKCEHSPIHNIQSRIKSPQSILDKLERKGISKNFNNIKELNDIAGLRVICQYINDIQYIAQLLVLQDDVIQIKHNNYIQYPKENGYRSLHLIVSVPVYQREGMMQVPVEIQIRTIAMDCWASLEHELAYKTNFVANNDIKQRLKWCADMMAKTDEEMQKVYLEFNQPWSNKKCFT from the coding sequence ATGAATCAAGAAATGATTAATGCTTTTCAAGAACAGAGGCATTTTGAAAAATTGATGCAACCTTATCGGGCAGCTATTATGATTGTAAAGACTAAACTAGAAATCATAGATCAAGAATTGAAATTTAAATGTGAACATAGTCCAATTCATAATATTCAGAGTCGAATTAAATCTCCACAAAGTATTTTAGATAAATTAGAAAGAAAGGGGATTAGTAAGAACTTTAATAATATTAAAGAGTTAAATGATATAGCTGGCCTGCGAGTGATTTGCCAGTATATCAATGATATTCAATACATTGCACAATTACTAGTTTTACAAGATGATGTAATACAAATAAAACACAATAATTATATTCAATATCCTAAAGAGAATGGTTATCGTAGTTTGCATTTGATTGTGAGTGTACCTGTTTATCAAAGAGAAGGGATGATGCAAGTACCGGTAGAAATCCAAATTAGAACTATTGCAATGGACTGTTGGGCATCGTTGGAGCATGAATTAGCTTATAAAACTAATTTTGTTGCTAATAATGATATTAAACAGCGTTTAAAATGGTGCGCCGATATGATGGCTAAGACTGATGAAGAAATGCAAAAAGTTTATTTAGAGTTTAACCAGCCTTGGAGTAACAAAAAATGTTTCACGTGA
- the rsmI gene encoding 16S rRNA (cytidine(1402)-2'-O)-methyltransferase — MNRQKSFQNDQPCLYLVATPIGNLEEMTYRAIRTLQEVDYIGAEDTRNTVKILNHYNIRTKLISHHEHNLGQSIPKLINLLLDGNNIALVSDAGYPAISDPGYELVKAAIDNEINVIPISGANACLDALVVSGIAPQPFLFYGFLDHQDKKKKKELQVLKNYQETIVFYESPHRITKTLKLMEDILGDRPIALCREITKKHEEILRGSISEITKVAGDLKGEMVIVVSGNNNVIEETVFEQTIVEHVDEYVSKGMTVKDAIKEVAKLRNIKKNEVYATYHQKDE; from the coding sequence ATGAATAGACAAAAAAGTTTTCAAAATGACCAGCCATGTTTATATTTAGTTGCCACACCAATTGGTAATTTAGAAGAAATGACTTATCGGGCAATTAGAACTTTACAGGAAGTTGATTATATTGGTGCTGAGGATACCAGAAATACTGTTAAAATATTAAATCATTATAATATTAGAACTAAATTAATTTCCCATCATGAGCATAATTTAGGGCAATCGATTCCTAAATTGATTAATTTGTTGCTTGATGGTAATAATATTGCATTAGTTAGTGATGCTGGTTATCCAGCTATTTCTGATCCAGGTTATGAATTAGTAAAAGCTGCAATCGATAATGAGATAAATGTAATTCCAATTAGTGGGGCTAATGCTTGTTTAGATGCATTAGTAGTTTCTGGAATTGCTCCGCAACCATTTTTATTTTATGGCTTCTTAGATCATCAAGATAAGAAGAAGAAAAAAGAGTTGCAGGTATTAAAGAATTATCAAGAAACGATTGTTTTTTACGAATCTCCGCATCGTATTACTAAGACACTTAAATTAATGGAAGATATTCTTGGAGATCGACCAATTGCACTTTGTCGGGAAATAACTAAAAAACATGAGGAAATTTTACGTGGATCTATAAGTGAAATTACTAAAGTTGCTGGTGATTTAAAGGGAGAAATGGTTATTGTTGTTTCTGGCAATAATAATGTTATAGAAGAGACAGTTTTTGAGCAAACTATTGTTGAACATGTTGATGAATATGTTAGCAAAGGAATGACTGTTAAGGATGCAATTAAAGAGGTTGCTAAATTAAGAAATATTAAGAAAAATGAAGTATATGCTACATATCATCAAAAGGACGAGTAA
- the tmk gene encoding dTMP kinase → MKGKFITLEGPDGSGKTTVSKIVVEQLQMEGYKVLLTREPGGIDIAEQIRKIILDTNNITMDARTEALLYAAARRQHLVEKVAPALNDGYIVICDRFVDSSLVYQGVGRKIGIEEVYQINQFAIGNIKPDATIFFDLPYEVGLARINNGERVADRLDLESDDFHKDVYNGYMTICEKYAERITKIDASKTIDEVVAQVINVIKSKL, encoded by the coding sequence ATGAAGGGTAAATTCATTACGTTAGAAGGACCAGATGGTAGTGGAAAAACAACTGTGTCAAAAATAGTTGTTGAACAGCTCCAAATGGAAGGATATAAAGTATTATTAACTAGAGAGCCTGGTGGAATTGATATAGCTGAACAAATAAGGAAGATTATTTTAGATACTAATAATATTACAATGGACGCACGAACAGAGGCATTATTATATGCAGCAGCTCGACGTCAACACTTAGTTGAAAAAGTAGCTCCGGCTTTGAACGATGGATATATTGTAATTTGTGATCGCTTTGTTGATAGTTCATTGGTCTATCAAGGTGTAGGGAGAAAAATAGGAATAGAGGAAGTTTATCAGATAAATCAGTTTGCAATTGGTAATATTAAACCTGATGCTACTATTTTCTTTGACTTGCCATATGAAGTAGGACTAGCTCGGATCAATAACGGTGAGCGAGTGGCAGATCGCTTAGATTTAGAATCTGATGATTTTCATAAAGATGTTTATAATGGTTATATGACGATTTGTGAAAAGTATGCTGAGCGAATTACTAAAATTGATGCAAGTAAGACAATCGATGAAGTTGTTGCGCAAGTGATAAATGTAATTAAGAGTAAATTATGA
- a CDS encoding GNAT family N-acetyltransferase — translation MEIEYLEAVPSDALKIINYLNVVAGQSDNLTFGLNECILNEVQEMQLIKEIHEDPNSVMIVAKDGDEIVGIATLSGNQKTRLSHRAQMGVSVLKSYWHQGIGSKLVAIIIGYAAEASIEIIELEVVTSNENAIALYQKYGFEVIGTYENFMKIDDHYVDAYLMNLYL, via the coding sequence ATGGAAATTGAATATTTAGAAGCAGTACCTAGTGATGCATTGAAAATAATTAATTATTTGAATGTGGTAGCTGGCCAAAGTGATAACTTAACTTTTGGTTTGAATGAATGTATTTTGAATGAAGTACAGGAGATGCAGTTAATCAAGGAAATTCACGAAGATCCTAATTCCGTAATGATAGTTGCCAAAGATGGCGATGAAATTGTTGGAATTGCCACACTAAGTGGTAATCAAAAGACACGATTAAGCCATCGAGCGCAAATGGGTGTAAGTGTTTTAAAAAGTTATTGGCATCAAGGAATAGGTAGTAAGTTAGTCGCTATTATAATTGGATATGCTGCTGAAGCAAGTATTGAAATTATCGAATTAGAAGTTGTTACGAGTAATGAAAATGCTATTGCTTTATATCAAAAGTATGGTTTTGAGGTAATCGGAACATATGAAAATTTTATGAAAATCGATGATCATTATGTGGATGCTTATCTTATGAATTTATATTTATAA
- a CDS encoding Hsp20/alpha crystallin family protein, whose product MKLLPGFATFDDVFENMFSDPFFKGTSTHMRTDVKEVDDNYVLDMELPGFDKKDISIELKDGYLNITANKSTDGKETDNQGNIIRQERFTGTCSRSFYIGDEVKQEDIRASYDNGELKITLPKKAPKEITTNTYIPIE is encoded by the coding sequence ATGAAATTACTACCTGGTTTTGCTACTTTTGATGATGTTTTTGAAAATATGTTTAGTGATCCTTTTTTCAAAGGAACAAGTACTCATATGCGAACAGATGTAAAAGAAGTAGACGATAATTATGTACTTGATATGGAGTTACCTGGTTTTGATAAAAAAGATATCTCCATCGAACTAAAAGATGGTTATTTAAATATTACAGCTAATAAATCTACTGATGGAAAGGAAACTGATAATCAAGGAAATATCATTCGTCAAGAACGTTTTACTGGTACTTGTTCAAGAAGTTTCTACATTGGGGATGAAGTTAAACAAGAAGATATCCGAGCTAGTTATGATAATGGTGAGTTAAAGATTACATTACCTAAAAAAGCTCCAAAAGAAATTACAACAAACACATATATTCCTATTGAATAA
- a CDS encoding tRNA1(Val) (adenine(37)-N6)-methyltransferase, which yields MSDQEVLNYLLAYNNMKIIQRKDMFNFSLDTVLLANFCTITKDVKQIIDFGTNNAAIPLLLSQRTNRPITGIEIQKEAVDLAIKNIELNNLETQINIVHADIAEYVKDAKKVGLVICNPPFFKVDEDSNLNENEYLTIARHEIKINLEGIIKSAARILDNKGKFAMVHRPDRMIDILNLMQKYDIEPKRIRFVYPKIDRDSHVLLVEGMYKGKKGLKIEPPLYAHNADGSYSNEVRKMFGENIDE from the coding sequence ATGTCTGATCAAGAAGTATTAAATTATTTATTAGCTTATAATAATATGAAAATTATCCAAAGAAAAGATATGTTTAATTTTTCTTTGGATACTGTTTTATTAGCTAATTTTTGCACCATAACTAAAGATGTTAAACAAATTATTGATTTTGGTACTAATAATGCGGCAATTCCGTTACTATTATCACAGCGAACCAATCGTCCGATTACTGGGATAGAAATCCAAAAAGAAGCAGTTGATTTAGCAATTAAGAATATTGAATTAAATAATTTAGAAACACAGATTAATATTGTTCACGCTGATATTGCAGAATATGTTAAAGATGCTAAAAAAGTTGGCCTAGTTATTTGTAATCCACCTTTTTTCAAAGTAGATGAGGATAGTAATTTAAATGAAAATGAATATTTAACAATTGCGCGCCATGAAATTAAGATTAATCTAGAAGGAATTATAAAGAGTGCTGCTCGAATACTTGATAATAAGGGAAAGTTTGCCATGGTTCATCGTCCCGATCGGATGATTGATATTTTGAATTTAATGCAAAAGTATGATATTGAACCAAAAAGAATTCGTTTTGTTTATCCTAAGATTGATCGCGACAGTCATGTTTTATTAGTTGAAGGAATGTATAAAGGAAAAAAAGGATTAAAAATTGAACCACCTTTATATGCACATAATGCAGATGGTAGTTATAGTAATGAGGTAAGAAAAATGTTTGGAGAAAATATTGATGAATAG
- the recR gene encoding recombination mediator RecR, with protein MNYPQAFQDLVDCFKRLPGIGGKSAERLAYHVLSMDKKYVDEFSAAIGSIQTKIHYCKKCGHICEGEICDICQDPDRDQTTICIVEDPKDVFAMEKVKEYHGLYHVLHGAMSIMDGKTMDDLNIASLFERLDDSIKEVIIATNPTRDGETTALYLAKLLSKKNINTSRIANGLPIGSNIDYADELTLLKSLEGRKKI; from the coding sequence ATGAATTATCCCCAAGCATTCCAAGATTTAGTTGATTGTTTTAAGCGTTTGCCAGGTATTGGTGGAAAAAGTGCAGAACGATTAGCATATCATGTTTTATCAATGGATAAAAAATATGTAGATGAATTTTCTGCAGCAATTGGCAGTATTCAAACCAAAATTCATTATTGCAAAAAATGTGGTCATATATGTGAAGGTGAAATTTGTGATATTTGTCAAGATCCAGACCGTGATCAGACGACTATTTGTATTGTTGAGGATCCTAAGGATGTTTTTGCGATGGAAAAAGTAAAAGAATATCATGGCTTATATCATGTCTTACATGGCGCTATGTCAATAATGGATGGTAAAACAATGGATGATTTAAATATTGCAAGTTTATTTGAGCGTTTAGACGACTCGATTAAAGAAGTAATTATTGCGACCAATCCAACTCGTGATGGAGAAACTACAGCTTTATATTTAGCTAAATTATTATCAAAAAAGAATATTAATACTAGTAGAATCGCTAACGGATTACCAATAGGAAGTAATATTGACTATGCTGATGAATTAACATTGTTAAAATCGTTAGAAGGAAGAAAGAAAATATAA
- the dnaX gene encoding DNA polymerase III subunit gamma/tau produces the protein MSYKALYRSYRPQTFGEVAGQEHIVTTLKNAIKENRISHAYLFAGPRGTGKTTVAKLLAKALNCTGENPPCDQCPNCKAITVGEHPDVIEIDAASNNGVDEVRDLIDKVKYAPINGKYKVYIIDEVHMMSTGAFNALLKTLEEPPAHIVFVLATTEPHKILPTIISRCQRFDFKKVENHDIISRLEYVLKSENKKYELSALESVAKLAEGGMRDALSILEQCLAYNNELTVESVNMVYGLLSMDNKISFIKQLLSKDIKGVLTSLDNMLSGSIDIKRLTFDLVDVLKDIIIYKNTQDVSILFVLTQQDVDNLAPYILVEEAFEIIDILIEASSHYSQSLDANTYFELAMLKICNRIKEENKLAIDNSKAIEQVNILPVKDTAKAIPVVEETDSLPEEVIEDEIIEEELNKGVIEYDPEIEESIPEELKAKADDITETVVPEEVAEGTLETVISNSDVSLPVGEDISQEIDENIIVNKSPENIEVSFSDILNILVQADRRVLNDIKEKWTVIARYRFNLNTAKFASMLCDGKPVAAAPGGIIVAFEHQPNVNEVNETQNYYQLKNFLKEVLGENYDFIAIKNSLWPDMRSKYIDMNRAGTLPAPEPIVLHHIGEFKEKRAELNDAQAMAVELFGDLVEFEE, from the coding sequence ATGTCATATAAAGCTTTATATCGGTCATATCGGCCCCAAACATTTGGAGAAGTTGCCGGTCAAGAACATATTGTAACAACTTTGAAAAATGCTATTAAAGAAAATAGAATTTCACATGCTTATTTATTTGCCGGACCACGTGGAACAGGGAAAACAACAGTAGCTAAACTTTTAGCCAAAGCATTAAATTGTACTGGTGAAAATCCTCCATGTGATCAATGTCCTAATTGTAAGGCTATTACTGTTGGGGAACATCCTGATGTTATTGAAATTGATGCTGCGAGCAATAATGGGGTTGATGAAGTTCGAGACTTGATTGATAAAGTAAAATATGCACCAATTAATGGTAAATACAAAGTATATATTATTGATGAGGTTCATATGATGTCAACTGGTGCTTTTAATGCGCTATTAAAAACTTTAGAAGAACCACCAGCTCATATTGTTTTTGTTTTAGCAACTACAGAACCGCATAAAATCTTGCCAACAATTATTTCTAGATGTCAACGATTTGATTTTAAGAAAGTAGAAAACCATGATATTATTTCAAGATTGGAATATGTCTTAAAATCTGAAAATAAAAAATATGAATTATCTGCACTTGAAAGTGTTGCTAAATTAGCTGAAGGTGGAATGCGGGATGCTTTAAGTATACTTGAACAATGTTTGGCGTATAATAATGAGTTGACGGTTGAAAGTGTTAATATGGTATATGGCTTGCTATCAATGGATAATAAAATTTCATTTATTAAACAATTATTATCTAAAGATATAAAAGGGGTTTTGACTTCCCTTGATAATATGTTAAGTGGCAGTATCGATATTAAGCGGCTTACTTTTGATTTAGTTGATGTATTAAAGGATATTATCATTTATAAAAATACTCAAGATGTTTCAATTTTATTCGTTTTAACACAGCAAGATGTTGATAATTTGGCACCGTATATTTTGGTAGAAGAAGCTTTTGAAATTATTGATATATTAATTGAAGCTAGCAGTCATTACAGTCAATCTTTAGATGCTAATACATATTTTGAATTGGCTATGCTTAAAATATGTAATCGTATTAAAGAAGAAAATAAATTAGCAATTGATAATTCTAAAGCAATTGAACAGGTAAATATTTTACCTGTAAAAGATACTGCTAAAGCGATACCTGTGGTTGAGGAAACAGATTCACTTCCAGAAGAAGTAATTGAAGATGAGATTATCGAGGAAGAGTTAAATAAAGGGGTTATTGAATATGATCCGGAAATTGAAGAAAGTATTCCTGAAGAATTAAAAGCTAAGGCTGATGATATTACAGAAACGGTGGTTCCTGAAGAAGTTGCTGAGGGAACTCTGGAAACAGTTATAAGTAATAGTGATGTTTCTTTGCCTGTTGGGGAAGATATTTCCCAGGAAATTGATGAGAATATTATTGTAAATAAATCACCAGAAAATATTGAGGTGTCTTTTAGTGATATTTTAAATATTTTAGTTCAAGCTGATCGCCGGGTTTTAAATGATATTAAAGAAAAATGGACAGTTATTGCTAGATATCGATTCAATTTAAATACTGCTAAATTTGCCTCAATGTTATGTGATGGTAAGCCAGTTGCTGCTGCCCCAGGAGGAATAATTGTAGCTTTTGAGCATCAACCAAATGTTAATGAGGTGAATGAAACTCAAAATTATTATCAGTTAAAGAATTTTTTAAAAGAGGTTCTTGGTGAAAATTATGATTTTATTGCAATTAAAAATTCACTTTGGCCAGATATGCGCTCAAAGTATATTGATATGAATCGGGCGGGAACATTACCCGCACCTGAGCCAATTGTTTTACATCATATTGGTGAATTTAAAGAAAAGAGAGCTGAACTAAATGATGCTCAAGCTATGGCGGTTGAGTTATTTGGTGATTTGGTTGAGTTTGAAGAATAA
- the tnpA gene encoding IS200/IS605 family transposase gives MAQKTNSLAHTKWMCKYHIVFTPKYRRKVIYNQLRNDIREIIIRLCQYKGVEIIEGHLMSDHVHMLVMIPPKLSVSSFMGYLKGKSALMIFDRHANLKYKYGNRHFWSEGYYVSTVGLNDQTVAKYIREQEGHDIAMDKLSVKEYQNPFEDKEMKKENKKERRR, from the coding sequence ATGGCACAAAAAACAAATTCATTGGCACATACGAAGTGGATGTGTAAATATCACATCGTCTTCACACCAAAGTATAGACGAAAAGTGATATATAATCAACTTAGAAATGATATAAGAGAAATAATAATAAGATTATGTCAATATAAAGGGGTGGAAATTATAGAGGGGCATTTGATGTCAGATCATGTACACATGTTGGTAATGATACCACCAAAGTTAAGTGTATCATCATTTATGGGGTATTTGAAAGGTAAGTCAGCATTAATGATATTTGATCGACATGCAAATTTGAAATATAAATATGGAAATAGACATTTTTGGTCAGAAGGATATTATGTGAGTACAGTAGGACTAAATGATCAAACAGTCGCAAAATATATAAGGGAACAAGAGGGACATGATATAGCAATGGATAAATTGAGTGTAAAAGAATATCAAAATCCATTTGAAGATAAAGAAATGAAGAAAGAAAACAAAAAAGAGAGAAGAAGATAA
- a CDS encoding polysaccharide deacetylase family protein, with the protein MEYRHAINNRRKLKKKPTIALVVIVVIAILLGGIFWFINREGPYDKYKVYNKDNKKFGTVEHYEKDDDSFFISLYYPKTKNSNLDKIVKDYQENYVKEQKINKNSKDILYMDYSINEVYNQFINLKFKTTRYDEDDKVVETKEKLFTYDTKKEKILTVGDSLRNTFKTVLASSQGIDKVDAKSNNLTVEKDKLIIYTTEDLKNKIEVNYKDNKELIKLANKNIPSDAPLDVAGPAAQPEVDPNKKMIAFTLDDGPHKTNTLKVVEMFEKYNGRATFFELGKNITLYPDVVKTVYEHGFEIASHSWDHPDLRKLDAEGLNKQIVDTQNAIYKITGAEPTLIRPPYGAFNDNVKSVVKNNGMEIALWSVDTLDWKLKDANKIKETIINNSYDGAVVLLHDIHNFSVEGLEMALGELYNRGYQFVTLDTLKQYKDLKTVFR; encoded by the coding sequence ATGGAGTATAGGCACGCAATAAATAATAGAAGAAAATTAAAGAAAAAACCAACAATTGCCCTAGTAGTAATTGTTGTTATAGCAATTTTATTAGGAGGAATATTTTGGTTTATTAACCGCGAGGGACCGTATGATAAGTATAAAGTATATAATAAAGATAACAAGAAATTTGGAACAGTAGAACACTATGAAAAAGACGATGATAGTTTCTTTATTTCATTATATTATCCAAAGACAAAAAACAGTAATTTAGATAAAATTGTTAAAGATTATCAAGAAAATTATGTAAAAGAACAAAAGATTAATAAAAATAGTAAAGATATATTATACATGGACTACTCAATCAATGAAGTATATAATCAGTTTATTAACTTAAAATTTAAAACTACTCGTTATGATGAAGATGACAAAGTAGTAGAAACAAAAGAAAAATTATTTACTTATGATACAAAAAAAGAAAAGATTCTAACTGTTGGAGACAGTTTAAGAAATACTTTTAAAACAGTGTTAGCTAGTAGTCAAGGAATTGATAAAGTAGATGCTAAAAGTAACAATTTAACAGTAGAAAAAGATAAATTAATTATTTACACTACTGAAGATTTGAAAAACAAGATTGAAGTTAATTATAAAGATAATAAAGAATTAATCAAATTAGCGAATAAGAATATACCTTCAGATGCACCTTTAGATGTTGCAGGACCTGCTGCTCAGCCTGAAGTTGATCCAAACAAGAAAATGATTGCTTTCACTCTTGATGATGGACCACACAAAACAAATACTTTAAAAGTAGTTGAAATGTTTGAAAAATATAATGGTCGTGCAACTTTCTTTGAATTAGGGAAAAATATTACTTTATATCCTGATGTGGTAAAAACAGTCTATGAACATGGTTTTGAGATTGCTAGTCACTCTTGGGATCATCCAGATTTAAGAAAGTTGGATGCTGAAGGACTTAATAAACAAATTGTTGATACACAAAATGCAATTTATAAGATTACTGGTGCTGAACCTACATTAATTAGACCACCATATGGTGCTTTCAATGATAATGTAAAATCAGTAGTCAAAAATAATGGAATGGAAATTGCTCTATGGAGTGTTGATACATTGGATTGGAAGTTAAAAGATGCTAATAAAATAAAAGAGACTATTATTAATAATTCATATGATGGTGCAGTAGTTTTATTACATGATATTCATAATTTCTCTGTTGAGGGATTAGAAATGGCTTTGGGAGAACTTTATAACCGTGGTTATCAATTTGTTACTCTTGATACGCTTAAACAATATAAAGATTTGAAAACAGTTTTTCGCTAG
- a CDS encoding nucleoside deaminase: MDQDLEFMEIAYQEALKCLDMDEVPVGAVIVKDGKIIACGRNLRETSKRATAHAEIIAIEEACRTLNSWYLDECTLYVTLEPCVMCSGAIINSRIQRVVFGAFESRWLALTTIYQSDIPVNHQPVIVSGVLGDKCSKVIKDYFKNKRKRDKS, translated from the coding sequence ATGGATCAAGATCTTGAATTTATGGAAATTGCATATCAAGAGGCTTTAAAATGTTTAGATATGGATGAAGTGCCAGTAGGAGCAGTGATAGTTAAAGATGGAAAGATTATTGCATGTGGACGCAATCTTCGTGAAACCAGTAAAAGAGCAACGGCACATGCTGAGATAATAGCAATTGAAGAAGCCTGTCGAACATTAAACTCATGGTATCTTGATGAGTGTACATTATATGTGACTCTTGAACCTTGTGTAATGTGCTCTGGTGCTATAATTAATAGTCGAATTCAGCGAGTTGTATTTGGTGCTTTTGAATCACGCTGGTTAGCCCTAACTACGATTTATCAATCGGATATTCCTGTTAATCATCAGCCCGTGATTGTCTCCGGGGTATTAGGAGATAAATGCTCAAAAGTGATAAAGGATTATTTTAAAAACAAACGTAAGCGGGATAAAAGTTAA
- the ricT gene encoding PSP1 domain-containing protein translates to MEKIKLASVKFKSAGKVYYFSTDIELDKGDKVVVETARGVELGEISQSLKSISEFNLDTELKKITRKATQRDIEAYKKNIIDAQEALVTCRDIISRYDVDMQLTNCEFTLDKAKVIFMYTSDVRVDFRELLKELATVFRCRIELRQIGPRDKAKVIGGMGTCGLPLCCTSLLGEFNGVSINMAKNQMLAINIEKISGACGRLMCCLKYEDEVYTIEKQRFPKIGSRVKYEGKDVKVLGLNVINDLVKIDNGGAIIFVNLDEIKFKQKDNK, encoded by the coding sequence ATGGAAAAAATTAAATTGGCAAGTGTTAAATTTAAAAGTGCTGGTAAAGTTTATTATTTTTCAACAGATATCGAATTAGATAAAGGTGATAAAGTAGTAGTTGAAACAGCACGTGGAGTAGAACTTGGTGAGATTTCACAGTCATTAAAATCAATAAGTGAATTTAATTTAGATACAGAATTAAAAAAAATCACAAGAAAAGCGACACAACGTGATATTGAAGCCTATAAGAAAAATATAATTGATGCCCAAGAAGCTCTAGTTACTTGCCGTGATATTATTTCACGTTATGATGTAGACATGCAATTAACTAATTGCGAATTTACACTAGATAAGGCAAAAGTGATTTTTATGTATACATCAGATGTACGGGTAGATTTTAGAGAATTATTAAAAGAATTAGCTACGGTATTTAGATGTCGTATTGAATTACGACAAATAGGACCAAGAGATAAAGCAAAAGTAATAGGTGGGATGGGAACTTGTGGATTACCACTTTGCTGCACATCATTACTTGGTGAATTTAATGGAGTATCAATTAATATGGCAAAAAATCAAATGCTAGCTATTAATATTGAGAAAATATCTGGAGCTTGTGGTCGTTTGATGTGCTGTCTTAAGTATGAAGATGAAGTTTATACAATTGAGAAACAACGTTTTCCTAAAATTGGCAGTCGAGTAAAATATGAAGGAAAAGATGTTAAAGTATTAGGACTTAATGTTATTAATGATCTTGTTAAGATCGATAATGGTGGTGCAATTATCTTTGTTAATCTTGATGAAATTAAGTTTAAACAAAAAGATAATAAATAA